Proteins encoded by one window of Mycolicibacterium sp. ND9-15:
- the rpsS gene encoding 30S ribosomal protein S19 → MPRSLKKGPFVDDHLLKKVDVQNEKNTKQVIKTWSRRSTIIPDFIGHTFAVHDGRKHVPVFVTEAMVGHKLGEFAPTRTFKGHIKDDRKAKRR, encoded by the coding sequence ATGCCACGCAGCCTGAAGAAGGGCCCGTTCGTCGACGACCATCTGCTCAAGAAGGTCGACGTGCAGAACGAGAAGAACACCAAGCAGGTCATCAAGACCTGGTCGCGTCGGTCGACCATCATCCCCGACTTCATCGGGCACACCTTTGCGGTGCACGACGGCCGCAAGCATGTCCCGGTGTTCGTCACCGAGGCGATGGTCGGGCACAAGCTCGGCGAGTTTGCGCCGACCCGCACCTTCAAGGGTCACATCAAGGATGACCGGAAGGCGAAGAGGCGCTAA
- a CDS encoding arylsulfatase → MATEFNGRIELDIRDSEPDWGPFAEPTAPLDAPNIVYLVWDDTGIATWDCFGGLVDMPTMTRIAERGVRLSQFHTTALCSPTRASLLTGRNPTSVGMATIEEFTDGFPNTSGRIPEDAALISEVLAERGYNTYCVGKWHLTPLEESNLAAAKRHWPLSRGFERFYGFMGGETDQWYPDLVYDNHPVAPPATPEQGYHLSKDLADKTIEFIRDAKVIAPDKPWFTYLCPGAGHAPHHVFKEWADRYAGRFDMGYERYREIVLENQKKLGIVPPDTELSPMNPYLDVKSPSGEPWPLQDTVRPWDSLSDEEKKLFCRMAEVFAGFLSYTDDQIGRVLDYLEESGQLDNTIIVVISDNGASGEGGPNGSVNETKFFNGYIDTVEESMKFYDTLGSPLTYNHYPIGWAMAFNTPYKLYKRYASHEGGIADTAIVSWPKGIRAHGEVRDNYVNVCDITPTVYDLLGLAPPEAVRGVAQRPLEGTSFKAALDDSTARTGKQTQFYSMLGTRGIWHDGWFANTVHPAMPSGWGNFDKDRWELYHIESDRSQCHDLAAEQPEKLEELTELWFAEAEKYNGLPLSDLNILELTSRRRPTLSGERDSYAYYPGTAEIGLGACVELRGRSFAVLAEVTIDDAGAQGVLFKHGAAHGGHALFVQDGRLHYVYNFMGDVEQKLSSPEPVPSGRHVFGARYERTGTVEGSHTPLGDVTLYIDDQAVATLAAVKTHPGIFSLAGGGICVGRNPGSPVSQSYPPPFPFTGGTIAKVVVDVSGTPYLDVEKDLAAAFAKD, encoded by the coding sequence ATGGCAACGGAATTCAACGGCAGGATCGAGCTGGACATCCGCGATTCCGAGCCGGACTGGGGGCCGTTCGCGGAGCCGACCGCGCCGCTTGACGCGCCCAACATCGTGTACCTGGTGTGGGACGACACCGGCATCGCGACGTGGGACTGCTTCGGCGGGCTGGTCGACATGCCCACCATGACCCGCATCGCCGAACGCGGCGTGCGGCTGAGCCAGTTCCACACCACCGCGCTCTGCTCGCCGACCCGCGCGTCCCTGCTCACCGGGCGCAACCCCACCTCCGTGGGCATGGCGACCATCGAGGAGTTCACCGACGGCTTCCCCAACACCAGTGGGCGCATCCCCGAGGACGCTGCGCTGATCTCGGAGGTGCTGGCCGAACGTGGCTACAACACCTACTGCGTCGGCAAGTGGCATCTCACCCCGCTGGAGGAGTCCAATCTCGCTGCCGCCAAACGGCATTGGCCGCTGTCGCGGGGCTTCGAGCGGTTCTACGGTTTCATGGGCGGCGAAACCGACCAGTGGTACCCCGACCTGGTCTACGACAACCATCCGGTGGCACCGCCGGCGACACCGGAGCAGGGCTACCACCTGTCCAAGGACCTCGCCGACAAGACCATCGAGTTCATCCGTGACGCCAAGGTCATCGCTCCGGACAAGCCGTGGTTCACCTACCTGTGCCCGGGCGCCGGGCACGCACCACACCATGTGTTCAAGGAGTGGGCCGACCGCTACGCGGGCCGCTTCGACATGGGCTACGAGCGCTACCGCGAGATCGTGCTGGAGAACCAGAAGAAGCTCGGCATCGTGCCACCGGACACCGAACTGTCGCCGATGAACCCCTATCTGGACGTCAAGAGCCCCAGCGGGGAACCGTGGCCGCTGCAGGACACCGTTCGGCCGTGGGACTCGCTGTCCGACGAGGAGAAGAAGCTGTTCTGCCGGATGGCCGAGGTGTTCGCCGGCTTCCTGTCCTACACCGACGACCAGATCGGCCGCGTGCTGGACTATCTCGAGGAGTCCGGTCAGCTCGACAACACGATCATCGTGGTGATCTCCGACAACGGTGCCAGCGGCGAGGGTGGTCCGAACGGTTCGGTCAACGAGACGAAGTTCTTCAACGGCTACATCGACACGGTCGAAGAAAGCATGAAGTTCTACGACACCCTGGGCAGCCCGCTGACCTACAACCACTATCCGATCGGCTGGGCGATGGCGTTCAACACGCCCTACAAGCTGTACAAGCGCTACGCCTCCCACGAGGGCGGCATCGCCGACACCGCGATCGTCTCGTGGCCGAAGGGCATCCGCGCGCACGGCGAGGTGCGCGACAACTACGTCAACGTGTGCGACATCACCCCGACGGTGTACGACTTGCTCGGCCTCGCTCCGCCGGAAGCCGTCCGGGGCGTCGCCCAGCGGCCGCTGGAAGGCACGAGTTTCAAAGCTGCCCTTGACGATTCAACTGCCAGGACCGGTAAGCAGACCCAGTTCTACAGCATGCTCGGCACGCGCGGCATCTGGCACGACGGCTGGTTCGCCAACACCGTTCACCCCGCGATGCCGTCGGGCTGGGGCAACTTCGACAAGGACCGCTGGGAGCTGTACCACATCGAAAGTGACCGCAGCCAATGCCACGACCTGGCGGCCGAGCAGCCCGAGAAGCTCGAGGAACTCACCGAACTGTGGTTCGCCGAGGCCGAGAAGTACAACGGGTTACCGTTGTCGGACCTCAACATCCTCGAACTGACCAGCCGGCGACGGCCCACCCTGTCCGGCGAACGCGACTCCTACGCCTACTATCCGGGCACCGCGGAGATCGGGCTGGGCGCCTGCGTCGAGTTGCGCGGCCGGTCGTTCGCGGTGCTCGCGGAGGTCACCATCGACGATGCCGGGGCGCAGGGCGTGCTGTTCAAACACGGCGCCGCGCACGGCGGGCACGCGCTCTTCGTGCAGGACGGCCGGCTGCACTACGTCTACAACTTCATGGGCGACGTCGAACAGAAACTCTCCTCACCCGAACCGGTCCCGTCCGGCCGGCATGTGTTCGGCGCGCGATACGAGCGGACCGGGACGGTCGAGGGCAGCCACACCCCGCTGGGCGACGTCACGCTGTACATCGACGACCAGGCTGTCGCCACCCTGGCCGCGGTCAAGACGCACCCGGGCATCTTCTCCCTGGCCGGCGGCGGGATCTGCGTCGGGCGCAACCCCGGGTCGCCGGTGTCCCAGAGCTACCCGCCACCGTTTCCGTTCACCGGCGGGACCATCGCCAAAGTGGTCGTGGACGTGTCGGGCACGCCCTACCTCGACGTGGAGAAGGACCTTGCCGCGGCCTTCGCCAAGGACTGA
- the rplF gene encoding 50S ribosomal protein L6 yields MSRIGKQPVPVPAGVDVSIDGQNVSVKGPKGTLELAVAEPIMVARDDDGAILVTRPDDERRSRSLHGLSRTLVSNLITGVTEGYTTKMEIFGVGYRVQLKGSNLEFALGYSHPVTINAPEGVTFAVETPTKFSISGIDKQKVGQVAANIRRLRKSDPYKGKGIRYEGEQIRRKVGKTGK; encoded by the coding sequence ATGTCGCGTATTGGAAAACAACCGGTTCCGGTTCCCGCCGGAGTCGACGTGTCTATCGACGGGCAGAACGTGTCGGTCAAGGGCCCCAAGGGCACCCTCGAACTGGCGGTCGCCGAGCCGATCATGGTGGCGCGCGACGACGACGGTGCCATCCTGGTGACCCGACCCGACGACGAGCGGCGCAGCCGTTCGCTGCACGGGCTCTCCCGCACGCTTGTATCGAACCTGATCACCGGCGTCACCGAGGGGTACACCACCAAGATGGAGATCTTCGGTGTGGGCTACCGCGTGCAGCTCAAGGGATCCAACCTCGAGTTCGCGCTGGGCTATAGCCACCCCGTGACGATCAATGCCCCCGAGGGTGTGACGTTCGCGGTGGAGACACCGACGAAGTTCTCGATCTCCGGCATCGACAAGCAGAAGGTCGGCCAGGTCGCGGCGAACATCCGCCGCCTGCGGAAGAGCGACCCCTATAAGGGCAAGGGCATCCGCTACGAGGGTGAGCAGATCCGCCGCAAGGTCGGAAAGACAGGTAAGTAA
- the rplX gene encoding 50S ribosomal protein L24, whose protein sequence is MKVHKGDTVLVISGKDKGAKGKVLVAYPARNKVLVEGVNRIKKHTAVSSNERGAQSGGIVTQEAPIDVSNVMVVDSDGKPTRIGYRVDDETGKKVRIAKTNGKDIS, encoded by the coding sequence ATGAAGGTCCACAAGGGCGACACGGTCCTGGTCATCTCCGGTAAGGACAAGGGCGCCAAGGGCAAGGTGCTGGTCGCCTACCCGGCCCGCAACAAGGTGCTCGTCGAGGGCGTCAACCGGATCAAGAAGCACACGGCGGTGTCGAGCAACGAGCGCGGCGCACAGTCCGGCGGCATCGTCACCCAGGAGGCGCCGATCGACGTCTCCAACGTGATGGTCGTCGACTCCGACGGCAAGCCCACCCGCATCGGGTACCGGGTTGACGACGAGACCGGCAAGAAGGTCCGCATCGCCAAGACCAACGGCAAGGACATCTCATGA
- the rpmC gene encoding 50S ribosomal protein L29 produces MAVGVTPGELRELSDDELKDRLRESKEELFNLRFQMATGQLANNRRLRTVRQEIARVYTVLRERELGLASGPVGEDS; encoded by the coding sequence ATGGCAGTGGGAGTGACGCCGGGCGAACTGCGCGAGTTGAGCGACGATGAGTTGAAAGACCGGCTACGCGAGTCCAAGGAGGAGCTGTTCAACCTGCGCTTCCAGATGGCGACCGGCCAGTTGGCCAATAACCGTCGGCTTCGCACGGTGCGTCAGGAGATCGCGCGCGTGTACACCGTGCTGCGCGAACGTGAGTTGGGTCTGGCCTCCGGACCCGTCGGTGAGGATTCGTAA
- the rplN gene encoding 50S ribosomal protein L14: MIQQESRLKVADNTGAREILCIRVLGGSSRRYAGIGDVIVATVKEAIPGGNIKRGEIVKAVIVRTVKERRRADGSYIKFDENAAVIIKADNDPRGTRIFGPVGRELREKRFMKIVSLAPEVL, translated from the coding sequence GTGATTCAGCAGGAATCGCGGCTGAAGGTCGCCGACAACACGGGTGCCAGGGAGATCCTGTGCATCCGCGTGCTCGGCGGCTCGTCGCGGCGCTATGCCGGCATCGGCGATGTCATCGTCGCGACCGTCAAGGAAGCCATTCCCGGCGGCAACATCAAGCGTGGCGAGATCGTCAAAGCCGTCATCGTGCGCACCGTCAAGGAGCGCCGTCGCGCCGACGGCAGCTACATCAAATTCGACGAGAACGCCGCCGTCATCATCAAGGCCGACAACGACCCGCGTGGTACGCGCATCTTCGGCCCGGTTGGCCGCGAACTGCGCGAGAAGCGCTTCATGAAGATCGTCTCGCTTGCTCCGGAGGTGTTGTAG
- the rplP gene encoding 50S ribosomal protein L16: MLIPRKVKHRKQHHPRQRGIASGGTTVSFGDYGIQALEHAYITNRQIESARIAINRHIKRGGKVWINIFPDRPLTKKPAETRMGSGKGSPEWWVANVKPGRVLFELSYPDEATARAALTRAIHKLPIKARIVTREEHF, translated from the coding sequence ATGTTGATTCCCCGTAAGGTCAAGCACCGCAAGCAACATCACCCGAGGCAGCGCGGCATCGCCAGCGGCGGCACGACGGTGAGCTTTGGCGACTACGGCATCCAGGCACTGGAGCACGCCTACATCACCAACCGGCAGATCGAGTCCGCTCGTATCGCGATCAACCGGCACATCAAGCGCGGCGGCAAGGTGTGGATCAACATCTTCCCCGACCGCCCGCTGACCAAGAAGCCGGCCGAAACCCGCATGGGTTCCGGTAAGGGTTCGCCGGAGTGGTGGGTGGCCAACGTCAAGCCGGGTCGCGTGCTGTTCGAGCTGAGCTACCCCGACGAGGCGACCGCTCGGGCAGCGCTGACTCGCGCGATCCACAAGCTGCCGATCAAGGCACGCATCGTTACCCGAGAGGAGCACTTCTGA
- the rplV gene encoding 50S ribosomal protein L22, with the protein MTTAIEYPSATAKARFVRVSPTKARRVIDLVRGKTVSDALDILRWAPQAASEPVAKVIASAAANAQNNEGLDPSTLVVATVYADEGPTAKRIRPRAQGRAFRIRKRTSHITVIVESRPPREGGRGGASSSQSASAARARRAQGSKAAAAKKAPAKKAADKAPAKKAAPKTTAQASDAKEGSE; encoded by the coding sequence ATGACTACAGCGATCGAATATCCATCCGCGACGGCGAAGGCGCGCTTCGTACGCGTCTCGCCGACGAAGGCGCGCCGGGTCATCGACCTGGTGCGCGGTAAGACGGTGTCCGACGCGCTGGACATTCTGCGGTGGGCACCGCAGGCCGCCAGCGAACCGGTCGCCAAGGTCATCGCGAGCGCCGCGGCCAACGCGCAGAACAACGAGGGCCTGGACCCGTCGACTCTCGTGGTCGCCACCGTCTACGCCGATGAGGGCCCGACCGCCAAGCGCATCCGGCCGCGCGCGCAGGGTCGTGCCTTCCGGATCCGCAAGCGCACCAGCCACATCACGGTGATCGTCGAGAGTCGGCCGCCCCGCGAGGGTGGGCGGGGCGGCGCATCGTCGAGCCAGTCGGCCAGTGCCGCTCGCGCACGCCGCGCACAGGGCAGCAAGGCGGCCGCAGCCAAGAAGGCGCCCGCGAAGAAGGCCGCAGACAAGGCGCCTGCCAAGAAGGCGGCCCCGAAGACGACTGCGCAAGCGTCCGATGCGAAGGAGGGCTCGGAGTAG
- the rpsQ gene encoding 30S ribosomal protein S17, with protein MAETKGAKGPKHTPRKEEQRGRRKTAIGYVVSDKMQKTIVVELEDRSRHPLYGKIIRTTKKVKAHDENDVAGIGDRVSLMETRPLSATKRWRLVEILEKAK; from the coding sequence ATGGCAGAGACCAAGGGGGCCAAAGGTCCCAAGCACACCCCGCGCAAGGAAGAGCAGCGCGGCCGCCGCAAGACGGCCATCGGGTACGTGGTGTCGGACAAGATGCAGAAGACGATCGTCGTCGAGTTGGAGGACCGCAGTCGTCATCCGCTCTACGGCAAGATCATCCGCACCACCAAGAAGGTCAAGGCGCACGACGAGAACGATGTCGCGGGCATCGGCGACCGCGTCTCGCTGATGGAGACCCGTCCGCTGTCGGCCACCAAACGCTGGCGGCTCGTCGAGATCCTCGAGAAAGCCAAGTAG
- a CDS encoding formylglycine-generating enzyme family protein: MLTELAELPGASFRMGSTAFYPEEAPVHTVTVGAFAIERHPVTNEQFAAFVEDTGYVTVAEQPPDPALYPGAAAEDLVPGALVFRPTSGPVDLRDWRQWWQWVHGADWRHPFGPGSGIEDRLEHPVVQIAYPDAAAYARWAERRLPTEAEWEYAARGGTTTTYPWGEEAAPGGRLMANTWQGDFPYRNTGAQGWVGTSPVGAFPPNAFGLVDMIGNVWEWTTTRFSAHHRLGGPVPACCPPSVQVEGPDPAVSQALKGGSHLCAPEYCHRYRPAARSPQSQDSATTHIGFRCVADL; encoded by the coding sequence GTGCTGACCGAGCTCGCCGAACTGCCCGGCGCCAGCTTCCGGATGGGCTCGACCGCGTTCTATCCGGAAGAGGCGCCGGTGCACACCGTCACGGTCGGCGCCTTCGCGATCGAGCGGCACCCGGTGACCAACGAGCAGTTCGCAGCGTTCGTCGAGGACACCGGCTACGTCACCGTCGCCGAGCAACCGCCCGATCCGGCGCTCTATCCGGGCGCCGCCGCCGAGGACCTGGTGCCCGGCGCCCTGGTGTTCCGGCCCACCAGCGGGCCGGTCGACCTGCGCGACTGGCGGCAGTGGTGGCAATGGGTGCACGGCGCCGACTGGCGACACCCGTTCGGGCCCGGCAGCGGGATCGAGGACCGGCTGGAGCATCCCGTCGTGCAGATCGCCTACCCCGACGCGGCCGCGTATGCGCGGTGGGCGGAACGGAGGCTGCCGACCGAGGCGGAATGGGAGTACGCGGCGCGCGGCGGGACCACCACCACCTATCCGTGGGGTGAGGAGGCCGCGCCCGGCGGCCGGCTCATGGCCAACACATGGCAGGGCGACTTCCCCTACCGCAACACCGGTGCCCAGGGCTGGGTCGGGACGTCACCGGTGGGCGCCTTCCCGCCGAACGCGTTCGGGTTGGTGGACATGATCGGCAACGTGTGGGAATGGACGACGACGCGGTTCTCGGCGCACCACCGGTTGGGCGGCCCCGTCCCGGCCTGCTGCCCCCCATCGGTTCAGGTCGAGGGGCCGGACCCGGCGGTCAGCCAGGCCCTCAAAGGCGGCTCACACCTGTGCGCCCCGGAATACTGCCACCGTTACCGCCCGGCGGCCCGCTCGCCGCAGTCGCAGGACAGCGCCACCACCCACATCGGGTTCCGCTGCGTGGCTGACCTCTAG
- the rplE gene encoding 50S ribosomal protein L5 produces MTSTEGSVKTLPRLKQRYREEIRETLLKEFGYENVMQIPGVVKVVVNMGVGDAARDAKLINGAVNDLALITGQKPEVRKARKSIAQFKLREGMPIGARVTLRGDRMWEFLDRLISIALPRIRDFRGLSPKQFDGTGNYTFGLTEQSVFHEIDVDSIDRPRGMDITVVTSATTDDEGRALLRALGFPFKEN; encoded by the coding sequence ATGACTAGCACCGAAGGCTCCGTGAAGACCCTCCCGCGCCTCAAGCAGCGCTACCGCGAAGAGATTCGCGAGACGCTGCTCAAGGAGTTCGGCTACGAAAACGTCATGCAGATCCCGGGCGTGGTTAAGGTCGTCGTCAACATGGGTGTCGGCGATGCCGCCCGCGACGCCAAGCTGATCAACGGCGCCGTCAACGACCTCGCGCTGATAACCGGCCAGAAGCCGGAAGTGCGCAAGGCTCGGAAATCTATAGCCCAATTCAAATTGCGTGAAGGCATGCCGATCGGTGCGCGCGTCACATTGCGTGGCGACCGGATGTGGGAGTTCCTCGACCGGCTCATCTCGATTGCGCTGCCGCGTATCCGCGACTTCCGCGGTCTGTCGCCCAAGCAGTTCGACGGCACCGGAAACTACACCTTCGGGCTGACCGAGCAGTCGGTGTTCCACGAGATCGATGTGGACTCGATCGACCGTCCCCGTGGCATGGACATCACCGTCGTCACCTCGGCGACGACCGACGACGAAGGACGAGCGCTGCTGCGGGCGCTGGGCTTTCCGTTCAAGGAGAACTGA
- the rpsH gene encoding 30S ribosomal protein S8 gives MTMTDPIADFLTRLRNANSAYHDEVTLPHSKIKANIAEILKKEGYIADYHTEDARVGKSLVVQLKYGPSRERSIAGLRRVSKPGLRVYAKSTNLPRVLGGLGVAIISTSSGLRTDRQAAQEGVGGEVLAYVW, from the coding sequence ATGACTATGACGGACCCGATCGCAGACTTCTTGACACGTCTGCGCAACGCCAATTCGGCGTATCACGACGAGGTGACGCTGCCCCACTCCAAGATCAAGGCCAACATCGCCGAGATCTTGAAGAAGGAGGGCTACATCGCCGACTACCACACCGAGGACGCACGGGTTGGTAAGTCGCTTGTCGTGCAACTGAAGTACGGCCCCAGCCGGGAGCGAAGCATCGCCGGGCTGCGCCGGGTGTCCAAGCCCGGTCTGCGGGTGTACGCGAAATCCACCAACCTGCCGCGAGTCCTGGGCGGCCTCGGCGTGGCGATCATCTCCACGTCGTCGGGCCTGCGAACCGACCGCCAGGCAGCCCAAGAGGGCGTGGGCGGCGAAGTCCTCGCATACGTGTGGTAG
- the rplR gene encoding 50S ribosomal protein L18, which produces MASTTKESAPRTRKPVGQNISETRRVARLRRHARLRKKISGTAEVPRLVVNRSSRHIHVQLVNDLNGTTLAAASSTEADVRAVDGDKKAHSVRVGQLIAERAKAAGIGKVVFDRGGYTYGGRIAALADAAREGGLEF; this is translated from the coding sequence ATGGCTTCTACCACTAAGGAATCGGCGCCGCGGACGCGTAAGCCCGTGGGCCAGAACATTTCTGAGACTCGGCGGGTGGCGCGGTTGCGTCGGCACGCGCGGTTGCGCAAGAAGATCTCGGGCACGGCCGAGGTGCCGCGGTTGGTGGTCAACCGTTCGTCGCGGCACATTCACGTGCAGTTGGTGAACGACCTCAACGGCACCACGTTGGCCGCCGCGTCGTCGACCGAGGCCGATGTGCGGGCCGTCGACGGTGACAAGAAGGCCCACAGTGTGCGGGTCGGTCAGCTGATCGCCGAGCGCGCCAAGGCCGCCGGGATCGGCAAAGTCGTGTTCGACCGCGGTGGCTACACCTACGGTGGACGGATCGCGGCGCTGGCCGATGCTGCGCGCGAAGGCGGGCTGGAGTTCTAG
- a CDS encoding type Z 30S ribosomal protein S14 — translation MAKKALVNKANKKPKFEVRAYTRCQRCGRPRAVFRKFGLCRICLREMAHAGELPGVQKSSW, via the coding sequence ATGGCAAAGAAGGCTCTGGTCAACAAGGCCAACAAGAAGCCGAAGTTCGAGGTGCGCGCTTACACCCGCTGCCAGCGGTGCGGGCGCCCGCGTGCCGTCTTCCGTAAGTTCGGCCTGTGCCGGATCTGCCTGCGCGAGATGGCACACGCCGGCGAACTGCCAGGCGTGCAGAAGAGCAGCTGGTAA
- a CDS encoding alpha/beta hydrolase — protein sequence MGTDSYATQPVWFDSDGTRCAGMLYRPAATALPVPCVVLAHGFSGTMDWIVPDFAERFAAGGIAALTFDYRYLGASGGEPRQLISTPRQRADLAHAVEFARGCDGIDARRIALWGTSLGGAHVVNLAGRDPAVAAVVANVPGLDVFRGALGRAETPGYRVSTARAVAATGRLLGAAVLDAARGALGLSPHYIAVYGRLGEAVFMDPGLAELFRNVEQNSPTWRNEITPRFLFTAPRYREGTMERITAPLLVTLARDDEVISSAFVADKAAKAPRHEIREYPARHFEMYHGAMRDRVAADHLDFLRRHLLTG from the coding sequence ATGGGCACTGACTCGTACGCAACTCAGCCGGTCTGGTTCGACTCCGACGGCACCCGCTGCGCGGGGATGCTCTACCGACCGGCCGCGACAGCTTTGCCGGTGCCGTGCGTGGTCCTGGCGCACGGCTTCTCCGGCACGATGGACTGGATCGTGCCCGACTTCGCCGAACGGTTCGCCGCGGGCGGCATCGCGGCGCTGACGTTCGACTACCGATATCTGGGCGCCAGTGGTGGCGAACCGCGTCAGCTCATCAGCACCCCGCGCCAGCGCGCGGACCTGGCGCATGCGGTGGAATTCGCCCGCGGCTGCGACGGCATCGACGCGCGTCGGATCGCCCTGTGGGGCACCTCGCTGGGCGGCGCCCATGTCGTAAACTTGGCCGGCCGGGATCCGGCTGTCGCGGCGGTGGTGGCGAATGTGCCGGGGCTGGACGTGTTTCGCGGCGCGCTCGGCCGCGCTGAAACTCCCGGTTATCGGGTGAGCACCGCGCGGGCGGTCGCGGCCACCGGTCGGCTGCTGGGCGCCGCGGTGCTCGACGCGGCCCGCGGTGCGCTCGGGCTCTCCCCGCACTACATCGCGGTCTACGGTCGCCTGGGTGAAGCGGTGTTCATGGATCCGGGGCTGGCCGAGCTGTTCCGCAATGTGGAGCAGAACTCGCCCACCTGGCGCAATGAGATCACGCCGCGGTTTCTGTTCACCGCGCCGCGCTACCGTGAGGGCACGATGGAGCGGATCACCGCTCCGCTGCTGGTGACGCTGGCGCGTGACGACGAGGTGATCTCCAGCGCGTTCGTCGCCGACAAGGCGGCCAAGGCGCCGCGCCACGAGATCCGGGAGTATCCCGCCCGGCACTTCGAGATGTATCACGGCGCGATGCGCGACCGGGTGGCCGCCGATCATCTGGACTTCCTGCGGCGGCACCTGCTGACCGGCTAG
- the rpsC gene encoding 30S ribosomal protein S3 — protein sequence MGQKINPHGFRLGITTDWKSRWYADKQYKDYVKEDVAIRRLLATGLERAGIADVEIERTRDRVRVDIHTARPGIVIGRRGTEADRIRADLEKLTGKQVQLNILEVKNPESQAQLVAQGVAEQLSNRVAFRRAMRKAIQSAMRQPNVKGIRVQCSGRLGGAEMSRSEFYREGRVPLHTLRADIDYGLYEAKTTFGRIGVKVWIYKGDIVGGKRELAAAVPAGADRPRRERPSGTRPRRSGASGTTATSTDAGRAAAGTEGAPAAAEATGGTEAAAAEASSSGSSGPTETTES from the coding sequence GTGGGCCAGAAAATCAATCCCCACGGCTTCCGGCTCGGTATCACCACCGACTGGAAGTCCCGGTGGTACGCCGACAAGCAGTACAAGGACTACGTCAAGGAAGACGTGGCGATCCGACGGCTGCTCGCGACGGGTCTGGAGCGTGCCGGCATCGCCGACGTGGAGATCGAGCGCACCCGCGACCGGGTCCGCGTCGACATCCACACCGCGCGTCCGGGCATCGTCATCGGCCGCCGCGGCACCGAGGCCGACCGCATCCGTGCCGACCTGGAGAAGCTGACCGGTAAGCAGGTGCAGCTGAACATCCTCGAGGTGAAAAACCCGGAGTCGCAGGCACAGTTGGTGGCTCAGGGTGTCGCCGAGCAGTTGAGCAACCGCGTGGCGTTCCGCCGTGCGATGCGCAAGGCGATCCAGTCGGCCATGCGGCAGCCCAACGTCAAGGGCATCCGCGTGCAGTGCTCGGGCCGCCTCGGCGGCGCCGAGATGAGCCGCTCGGAGTTCTACCGCGAGGGCCGGGTGCCGCTGCACACGCTGCGCGCCGACATCGACTACGGCCTGTACGAGGCGAAGACCACGTTCGGCCGCATCGGCGTGAAGGTGTGGATCTACAAGGGCGACATCGTCGGCGGCAAGCGCGAACTCGCCGCCGCGGTGCCCGCGGGCGCGGATCGTCCGCGCCGCGAGCGTCCCTCGGGCACCCGGCCGCGCCGCAGCGGTGCGTCGGGCACCACCGCGACGAGCACCGATGCCGGTCGTGCCGCCGCCGGCACCGAAGGCGCGCCCGCCGCCGCAGAGGCGACGGGCGGAACCGAGGCTGCTGCCGCCGAGGCTTCATCTTCTGGATCCTCTGGACCCACGGAAACTACGGAGAGCTGA